The following nucleotide sequence is from Triticum dicoccoides isolate Atlit2015 ecotype Zavitan chromosome 7B, WEW_v2.0, whole genome shotgun sequence.
AACATATACAAATGACATAAAGGCCCCCACCGTCTGCCAAAGCGATGGAATCCAAGACAAAACGCAACGACAAACGCACCGACCCACCATCACCAACGACGACGGGGATAAAAACGAAACCGCTACAGGAGGAGCANNNNNNNNNNNNNNNNNNNNNNNNNNNNNNNNNNNNNNNNNNNNNNNNNNNNNNNNNNNNNNNNNNNNNNNNNNNNNNNNNNNNNNNNNNNNNNNNNNNNNNNNNNNNNNNNNNNNNNNNNNNNNNNNNNNNNNNNNNNNNNNNNNNNNNNNNNNNNNNNNNNNNNNNNNNNNNNNNNNNNNNNNNNNNNNNNNNNNNNNNNNNNNNNNNNNNNNNNNNNNNNNNNNNNNNNNNNNNNNNNNNNNNNNNNNNNNNNNNNNNNNNNNNNNNCCACACAATTGCAACCCAAACTGCACATAACATCCGTCTGTAGACCATCAACCATCAACTTCTTCTTCAATGAAATCTTACCAGCCCTTCTGCTAACCTAAGAAAAACTGATGGGGTGCATATAGCAGGCACACCATGTATAAATTGTAAGGGAATGTTATCTGCTTGCCGTTCATTAGGGGGAGCATCCTGACGAACCACCTCTGAGCCATACGATCTCCATCAGATGAATGTCAGTTTTCACAAAGCCCCCAAGAAACCCTTCAAGGAAGGAAGTGGCATGGCAGTTTCTAAAAACCGGAACCCTGCCCCCCTAAACGCGGTAAAAACTGCCACCACCATCCCCTTCTCTTGCTATGCTGTTCCTGGAGAACGGCATCCAGGCATGCGCGTAAGATATTTTTTTCTCGGATACTCGTTTTTTAGATGTCGGAGATACACCATTGACTGTGGAATCATCTGTGTGGATGTATAGATTGTAAGATTTTCTTTCCGTATACTCTGCTTTTTAGATGCCGAGATACAACTAGTAGTAGTATTGACCGTGGAATCATATGTGTGGGTGTGAATGTTGTGTGAAGAACACGTGCATGATTATGTGCGGCAAAACCTCCGGTACAAGACAGGTGGCTCCACCCCGTGCCGTCCACCAGATATTCCGACGGGTTGGTGGGGTATCTCCGTGGAGAGTGGGAGGAACGAGTGGTCGAGGGAGACGGGGTTGGAAGCTTCAGAGCCAGGAGCGGGATGTGGAGAGGGGGAAGAAGACAAGCGGAGGTAGGAGTTACCCGGACGCAAAATGGGTTCGGTAGGAGTGATCTGAACGCAAGAATTTGATGGTGCACCAAGGCCTTCCAGATCAAAACCACCCCCCGTCGGTCCTCGCCACTTACTGGTAGTACATCTGTTCCGTCTTTCGCCGAACACGCCTCGCGCGCCGAAGCACGCTACCTGGAACTGGAAGGTGTTCTTCCTCCTCCGCTCTACTGTGCTCCCGTGGCGCGGAGATCCAACCGGAGCTGGACCGACTCCTTTTGCCGGTGAGGAACCCTAACTTGCTCCGACTGTTTTTTTACAGTGTTTTGTTCTGGTGTTCTTCCTTTTTTCACGTGAGCCATCCAGTCCAAGTCATGCTTAAACGAAATAAAATTTGAGTTCAACTGAACTCCCATGGCTAACGCTAGGTCCGCCCCTGCTTGTTCATAGTTCAGTATCATTTTCGCGTAAGAAAATGGTACCAATCTGGTGCTGCCTTTTGTCAGAGTAATTAGCATAAAATTGGTCATTCGTCAGAGTCGGATTCAGTTAAGTTGTTAACTGCTGAATCGAAGTGTTGTTTCGGATCCTTTTTTAGCTTAACTCCACTGGATCTCTCATAAATGACGGCAAAAGTGTTGCTTTCATTTCTCCGACCATATCCTCATCCCATATAGCCTGTGGAATTCTTCATTCCTGCGCAACTCTGTAAATTTTGTTCGCTCCTCTGTTGTTGCAGAACCAGTGTGCTAGCTACTGAAGCGGCCATGGAAGTGGTTTCTTCCAGTCACTCTTGcttggcatttcatcaaacacctaccAGTGCTCGGAGGTCTCTGGGCACTGGTCTTGGTCTGCGGCATACCAAGTTTGCTCGGCCAAGAAAAAGCGCAGTTCTCTGTGTTGGGAGAGCTTCAAATCCTGGTGATTCAGGAAAGCTGCATGTCAGCCGCAGCTTCGATGTAAGCGATGTCGATGCTGCCCTCCAGGGCATCTCCAAGAAGGTAGGCCAGATCGAGAAAGTGTCCATTCCTGGTCTGCCAGAAGGGCCAGACAGTTCTCAAATCAGCACTGGTTTGTGGGAGTGGAAGCCGAAGCTGACGGTATACTACGAGAAGTCTGGCACCAAGAATAGCAAGGCGCCAGCAGTGCTTTTTCTACCAGGTTTTGGGGTGGGCACGTTCCATTTTGAGAAGCAATTGATGGATCTTGGCCGTGATTACAAGGTGTGGACGATGGATTTTCTGGGACAGGGAATGTCATTGCCGTGTGAAGATCCCGCTCCTAAGGCCATGGCGGAGGAGGATGAGGAATCATATTGGGGTTTTGGACAAGATTCACAACCATGGGCAGATGAATTGGTGTACTCTGTAGACTTGTGGCGTGACCAGGTCCAGCACTTCATTGAAGAGGTACCATTTTGGAAAATTTGTTGTTTCATCCAGTATTGTTTTTGCTAATATGTCTTTCACGTTAACAAATCTTCTTGTGCTTTGCACTCTCTGGAAGTCCTGCGATAATTAGCAAGTTAGCTTTTTTACGGAGCAAGTTAGCTATTTTACCTTCATCATGAGTGGTTGTTGTTAGATCACCAAGTGGTATTTTCTTAGTAGTATACATCTATACATAGACTTGTGAAAATGTTGTTATGGTCGGCTGGTCAAGAATCACAAATATCATGTATATTCAAACTCGTCATAGTTGCACAATCGAGTTCTTGCTTACTTGCGAATCTCCCAGTTGGAACACAATGTAATCATCTTCTTTGGTGTTCTTTGGTGCTTGATGGCTGTGTGCATCgcaatgatgcagaggccggggttaccctccttttaaaaaaaagaaaatctTCTTTGGTGCTCACTAATTCTTGATGAAAGCAAAATGATGTATCGTTAACACATCCTGTTTGGTGAATGTTTCTTGGTTTTTCGTCATACGATTAAGAAAGGTCCTGGGAATATAACTGATCTATGTGGTACAGGTTCAACTTTGCTAGTTGTAAATGTTAATGCGTCTCCCAGGACTGTTATGCCAATCATACAATTTTTTATTTGTTTTCATACTATTTAGAATCTTCCTATTCACAGCCAGTTCGGTGACACTCTTCAGCTGTTGGATTTATGTCTCATTTATCTTATTCTAGGTTTATAACCCTCTTGCAGGTTATCGGTGAGCCAGTTTATATCGTGGGAAACTCTCTTGGAGGTTTTGTTGCTCTATATTTAGCTGCATCCAGCCCACACCTTGTAAAGGGGGTCACATTGCTTAACGCAACGCCATTTTGGGGTTTCCTTCCCAATCCTGCAAGATCTCCTCGTTTGTCAAAGATTTTTCCATGGGCTGGGACATTTCCTCTTCCATCAGTTGTGAGGAAACTTACTGAAACAGTGTAT
It contains:
- the LOC119335982 gene encoding pheophytinase, chloroplastic-like; the protein is MEVVSSSHSCLAFHQTPTSARRSLGTGLGLRHTKFARPRKSAVLCVGRASNPGDSGKLHVSRSFDVSDVDAALQGISKKVGQIEKVSIPGLPEGPDSSQISTGLWEWKPKLTVYYEKSGTKNSKAPAVLFLPGFGVGTFHFEKQLMDLGRDYKVWTMDFLGQGMSLPCEDPAPKAMAEEDEESYWGFGQDSQPWADELVYSVDLWRDQVQHFIEEVIGEPVYIVGNSLGGFVALYLAASSPHLVKGVTLLNATPFWGFLPNPARSPRLSKIFPWAGTFPLPSVVRKLTETVWQKISDPRSIQKILRQVYADHSTNVDKVFSRIIETTEHPAAAASFASIMFAPMGQISFQEALSRCQRQDIPISLMYGKEDPWVTPYWGIRVKQQVPEAPYYEISPAGHCPHDEVPEVINYLLRGWLKNVESEGSVDLPFLEDSSFQEHGVSKELEFVRTGSKKSVSVRLFGSQISLWSQLSSFLKRHASNIRVVSR